One stretch of Spiroplasma mirum ATCC 29335 DNA includes these proteins:
- the dnaA gene encoding chromosomal replication initiator protein DnaA gives MNTKELWNNVKEILSRDESIPPEIYNYYISDTQIYTVSDNNCLITTKSEIAIGVFEAGLNEKIKQILKKLTGIEYNISFELEKNINKIPTTNNNIDTLIGSDDNSYYDYYTFENFVKGDSNREALQAALAVAVDLGKKWNPLFIYGDSGLGKTHLLHAIKNKVDEIYPGTQKVKYLKADEFGKMAMDILNQGHEVIEAFKTSYDKFDCLLIDDIQLLAKRNKTNELFFYIFNSFIEKNKQIVITSDKYPDDLGGFEARIISRFSYGLSIGLDFPDFETAIKILEQKLKQQNNLALFSEESLEFIALNFNSDVRKLEGAIKRLLFLAIMNKKPEEIITLKDVEKAFKNAPLQNNEKITPKKIKQIVADHYNITVKAMMSKSRISNVMQARQLAMYFCRTILDEPYTRIGIEFGGKDHTTVMNSVKKVEKQIATNKEFKQLVNSIRKKIESK, from the coding sequence ATGAATACAAAAGAGTTATGAAACAATGTCAAAGAGATTTTATCACGTGATGAATCAATTCCCCCTGAAATATATAACTACTATATTAGTGATACCCAAATTTATACTGTTTCGGATAATAATTGTTTAATTACAACAAAATCAGAAATTGCAATTGGTGTTTTTGAAGCAGGTCTTAATGAAAAAATCAAACAAATTCTAAAAAAATTAACCGGGATTGAATATAACATTTCTTTTGAACTAGAAAAAAATATTAATAAGATCCCAACGACTAATAACAATATTGATACTTTAATTGGTTCTGATGATAATTCTTATTATGATTATTATACTTTTGAAAACTTTGTGAAAGGTGATTCTAACCGTGAAGCCTTGCAAGCCGCGTTAGCTGTTGCGGTTGACCTGGGAAAAAAATGAAATCCTTTATTTATCTATGGTGATTCCGGTTTAGGAAAAACCCATTTATTACATGCAATTAAAAATAAAGTTGATGAAATTTATCCCGGAACACAAAAAGTAAAATATTTAAAAGCGGATGAATTTGGAAAAATGGCAATGGATATTTTAAACCAGGGTCATGAAGTTATTGAAGCTTTTAAAACTTCTTATGATAAATTTGATTGTTTATTAATTGATGATATTCAATTACTAGCCAAACGAAATAAAACTAATGAGTTATTCTTCTATATTTTTAACTCTTTTATTGAAAAAAACAAACAAATTGTTATTACTTCTGATAAATATCCCGATGATCTTGGTGGTTTTGAAGCACGGATTATCTCTCGTTTTTCTTATGGGTTAAGTATTGGTTTGGATTTTCCCGACTTTGAAACAGCTATTAAAATTCTTGAACAAAAATTAAAACAACAAAATAACTTAGCTTTATTTTCAGAAGAATCACTAGAATTTATTGCTTTAAACTTTAATAGTGATGTTCGAAAATTAGAAGGAGCAATTAAACGGTTATTGTTTTTAGCTATCATGAACAAAAAACCAGAAGAAATTATTACCTTAAAAGATGTTGAAAAAGCATTCAAAAATGCCCCACTCCAAAATAATGAAAAAATAACTCCAAAAAAAATTAAACAAATTGTTGCTGATCATTATAATATAACAGTTAAAGCAATGATGAGTAAATCACGAATTAGTAATGTTATGCAAGCACGCCAATTAGCGATGTATTTTTGTCGGACAATTCTGGATGAACCCTATACCAGAATTGGGATCGAATTTGGTGGGAAAGATCATACTACGGTTATGAACAGTGTTAAAAAAGTTGAAAAACAAATTGCAACAAATAAAGAATTCAAACAACTTGTAAATTCTATTCGTAAGAAGATTGAAAGTAAATAA
- the dnaN gene encoding DNA polymerase III subunit beta: MIINIKREKILEELLKVSRIISQRTLIPSLLGILIEVKKDKITFITSDGDTSIKSEIPVGKDLVIKSIGGILIKNKFIIEVIRKIEDEFITLEAIEGSLVKIKANNFDSILNTLNASDYPHISFETEGKEITFNNNLLKEIISQTSFAIGEREKRIVFNGLNIRTDKANNLLVITATDSFRLACKKINYISENDFDVIIPGKFINEIGKLLTENDDIKMKISDKSVCIILNNTIIQSKIIEGKYPDTTKVIPENFVSLLTLNNRDLIKIIERASVLSNESMTTIVTLKIKDNKVFITSFTQEIGNSEEEIKDFHLSGTNQTITFNSKYILDALKSFKTKEVTIKMIDETKPLIIVADEEPSLQQLVLPIRSY, translated from the coding sequence ATGATTATAAATATCAAAAGAGAAAAAATATTAGAAGAATTACTAAAAGTAAGTAGAATTATTTCACAAAGGACTTTAATCCCATCATTACTAGGAATCTTAATTGAAGTAAAAAAAGATAAAATTACTTTTATTACATCAGATGGTGATACTTCCATTAAATCAGAAATCCCAGTGGGCAAGGATTTAGTAATTAAATCAATAGGTGGCATTTTAATTAAAAATAAATTTATCATCGAAGTTATCCGCAAAATTGAAGATGAATTTATTACCTTAGAAGCAATTGAAGGTAGTTTAGTTAAAATTAAAGCTAATAATTTTGATTCAATATTAAATACCCTAAATGCTTCAGATTACCCTCATATATCATTTGAAACAGAAGGAAAAGAAATTACCTTTAATAATAACCTTTTAAAAGAAATTATTTCACAAACTTCTTTTGCCATTGGGGAAAGAGAAAAACGAATTGTGTTCAATGGTTTAAACATTCGAACTGATAAAGCAAATAATTTATTAGTAATTACGGCAACTGATTCGTTTCGTTTAGCATGCAAAAAAATTAATTATATTAGTGAAAATGATTTTGATGTTATTATTCCAGGAAAATTTATTAATGAGATTGGTAAACTTTTAACTGAAAATGATGATATTAAAATGAAGATTAGTGATAAATCTGTATGTATTATTTTAAATAATACAATAATACAATCAAAAATCATTGAGGGAAAATATCCTGACACAACCAAAGTAATTCCTGAGAATTTTGTTAGTTTATTGACATTAAATAATCGTGATTTAATTAAAATAATTGAAAGAGCTAGTGTATTATCAAATGAGTCCATGACCACAATTGTGACCTTAAAAATCAAAGACAATAAGGTATTTATTACTTCTTTTACCCAAGAAATTGGTAATTCCGAAGAAGAAATTAAAGATTTTCATTTAAGTGGAACTAACCAAACCATTACTTTTAATTCAAAATACATCTTAGATGCTTTAAAATCATTTAAAACAAAAGAAGTAACAATTAAAATGATTGATGAAACAAAGCCTTTAATTATTGTCGCAGATGAAGAACCAAGTTTACAACAATTAGTATTACCAATTCGTTCATATTAA
- the gyrB gene encoding DNA topoisomerase (ATP-hydrolyzing) subunit B has product MNNNYDSGSIQVLEGLEAVRKRPGMYIGSTNIRGLHHLVWEIVDNSIDEVLADYCDQIDIVINKDNSITIKDNGRGIPVDIHKKTKVSALETVFTVLHAGGKFDSNTYKISGGLHGVGASVVNALSKYLKVEVYKDNKSYLIEFHHGGKILTPLKEIGTTELRGTTITFQPDKTIFKETTIFSFSIIEARIKQLAFLNKGLKISLTDLREDEVNKVTYQFDNGIKDYVGELNKTIGLPVNDIFYVEGSEDNIQVEFGLQYNDSYSDNIFSFCNNINTHEGGTHEEGIKLAIQREINNYVKNLNKNNNNNKNNDDKFNWDDLKEGLACIISVRIPDPQFEGQTKTKLSNTEVRKIVSNIVGKGLNSYLLENPDDAKKIIEKINLSLKARIAAQRAKENTRRKTVMDSFSLPGKLSDCETKDANIAELYIVEGNSAGGSAKAGRDRKFQAILPLRGKVLNVEKAKQIKVFENNEIISIITALGAGIKDNFNSKKLRYRKIVIMTDADVDGSHIRILLLTFFYRYMKGLIEEGCVYIAQPPLYKIQHGNKVQYAYSDSELEEIKAGWKEDNINNFNIQRYKGLGEMNSDQLWDTTMNPENRLLLKVSVNNAIEANAICNELMGDNVEPRKKFIKENAKYVKNLDI; this is encoded by the coding sequence ATGAATAATAACTATGATTCAGGTTCAATCCAAGTTTTAGAGGGATTAGAAGCAGTTAGAAAACGTCCAGGAATGTATATTGGTTCAACTAATATTAGAGGGTTACACCATTTAGTATGAGAAATTGTTGATAATTCAATTGATGAAGTTTTAGCTGATTATTGTGATCAAATTGATATTGTAATAAATAAAGATAATTCAATTACAATTAAAGATAATGGGAGAGGAATCCCTGTTGATATTCATAAAAAAACCAAAGTTTCAGCCTTAGAAACTGTTTTTACTGTTTTACATGCTGGGGGAAAATTTGATTCAAATACTTATAAGATTTCTGGTGGTCTGCATGGGGTGGGAGCCAGTGTTGTTAATGCTTTAAGTAAATATTTAAAAGTAGAGGTTTATAAAGATAATAAAAGTTATTTAATTGAATTTCATCATGGGGGAAAGATTTTAACACCCCTAAAAGAAATTGGAACAACTGAGTTAAGAGGGACAACAATTACTTTCCAACCAGATAAAACTATTTTTAAAGAAACAACAATTTTTAGTTTTTCAATTATTGAAGCAAGAATTAAACAATTAGCTTTTTTAAATAAAGGTTTAAAAATTTCATTAACTGATCTGCGAGAAGATGAAGTTAATAAGGTAACCTATCAATTTGATAATGGTATTAAAGATTATGTGGGAGAATTAAATAAAACAATTGGGTTACCGGTTAATGATATTTTTTATGTTGAAGGTAGTGAGGATAATATTCAAGTAGAATTTGGTCTGCAATATAATGATAGTTACTCTGATAATATTTTTTCATTTTGTAATAATATTAATACCCATGAAGGGGGAACCCATGAGGAAGGGATTAAGTTAGCAATCCAAAGGGAAATTAATAATTATGTTAAGAATTTAAATAAAAATAATAATAATAATAAAAATAATGATGACAAGTTTAATTGGGATGATTTAAAAGAAGGCTTAGCATGTATTATTTCTGTTCGAATTCCGGACCCCCAATTTGAAGGACAAACAAAAACGAAGTTATCAAATACGGAAGTTCGTAAAATTGTTTCAAATATTGTGGGGAAAGGATTAAATAGTTATTTATTAGAAAACCCCGATGATGCCAAAAAAATTATTGAAAAAATTAATTTATCACTCAAAGCACGAATTGCAGCGCAACGAGCAAAAGAAAATACACGACGAAAAACGGTTATGGATAGTTTTTCGTTACCAGGTAAATTATCAGATTGTGAAACAAAAGATGCTAATATTGCTGAATTATATATTGTTGAAGGGAACTCTGCGGGTGGAAGTGCCAAGGCAGGACGTGATCGGAAATTTCAAGCAATCTTACCATTACGCGGAAAAGTTTTAAATGTTGAAAAAGCTAAACAAATTAAAGTATTTGAAAATAATGAAATTATTTCAATTATCACTGCTTTAGGAGCGGGAATTAAAGATAATTTTAATTCAAAAAAATTACGTTATCGTAAAATTGTTATTATGACTGATGCTGATGTTGATGGGTCCCATATTAGAATTTTATTATTAACTTTCTTCTATCGTTATATGAAAGGTTTAATTGAAGAAGGTTGTGTTTATATTGCCCAACCACCATTGTATAAAATTCAACATGGTAATAAGGTTCAATATGCTTATTCAGATAGCGAATTAGAAGAAATCAAAGCAGGATGAAAAGAAGATAATATTAATAATTTTAACATTCAACGGTATAAAGGATTAGGAGAAATGAATTCTGATCAATTATGGGATACCACAATGAATCCTGAAAATCGCTTATTATTAAAAGTTTCTGTTAATAATGCAATTGAAGCAAATGCAATATGTAATGAACTAATGGGTGACAATGTGGAACCACGTAAAAAATTTATTAAGGAAAATGCTAAATATGTGAAGAATTTAGATATTTAA
- the gyrA gene encoding DNA gyrase subunit A translates to MSAEDNKNYDGEIKVIDIADEMKTSFLDYAMSVIVSRAIPDVRDGLKPVHRRILYAMWDLNMTHDKQHKKSARIVGEVIGKYHPHGDTSVYEAMVRMAQDFSYRYPLIDGHGNFGSLDGDEPAAMRYTEARMSKIAGELIKDIEKETVDFNDNYDGSEREPSYLTGYFPNLLINGASGIAVGMATNIPPHNLNEIINGVIAITRNKDITTAQLIKIIKGPDFPTGALITAGNSLLKAYETGNGSIIIRAKINIEEKNNLKNIIISEIPYQVNKARLVEKIAELIREKIINGIADLRDESNRDGVRIVIELKRDAQETLILNKLYKMTPLQTNFSLNILALHKNQPKIMGLKQILNYFIEHQVEIIIKRSIYELNKITSRLSILKGLKIALDNIDEVVEIIKKSDSSQTAISALMKRFELVVEQAKAILEMRLQRLLELEVQKINDEIIEIEKRIIELNSFINSREKQLELMITELEVIKTKYGDERRSMIIKEELTKIDPEELIKREEILIMLTKDGYVKRVSNDTFKPQNRGGKGVIGLSNSEDVLSKIISANSIDSLLIFTDTGRVYKLRAYQIESYSRQARGIPIINLILIDKKENIKSILAINELDESTDNLFFVTKRGIIKKTKLLEFNQIRNTGKVAIELKANDEVVDVILTKGNDDIIIANSEGKVIRFNETEIRAMNRQSVGVKGISNGPNSEVIGICSGRDAKYILSITTNGFAKKTLLEEYHITGRGTKGVKSMALTEKKGDLKFVKSVVGDEDILLATKHGNIIRIALDQIPVSGRTTTGIKIIKLENDDVLEASELIRKND, encoded by the coding sequence ATGAGTGCAGAAGATAATAAAAATTATGATGGTGAGATTAAAGTAATTGATATTGCTGATGAAATGAAAACTAGTTTTTTAGATTATGCAATGTCTGTCATTGTTTCACGTGCAATTCCTGATGTTCGTGATGGATTAAAACCAGTTCATCGTCGCATTCTTTATGCCATGTGGGATTTAAATATGACCCACGATAAACAACATAAAAAATCAGCGCGAATTGTAGGGGAAGTTATTGGTAAATACCACCCCCATGGTGATACTTCTGTTTATGAAGCAATGGTTAGAATGGCCCAGGACTTTTCTTATCGTTACCCTTTAATTGATGGACATGGTAATTTTGGATCATTAGATGGTGATGAACCAGCGGCGATGCGTTATACAGAAGCACGGATGAGTAAAATTGCCGGGGAGTTAATTAAAGATATTGAAAAAGAAACTGTTGATTTCAATGATAACTATGATGGTAGTGAAAGAGAACCTTCTTATTTAACAGGATATTTTCCTAATCTTTTAATAAATGGTGCAAGTGGAATTGCGGTTGGAATGGCTACTAATATTCCACCTCATAACTTAAATGAAATTATTAATGGTGTTATTGCTATTACAAGAAATAAAGATATTACAACCGCTCAATTAATTAAAATTATAAAAGGACCTGATTTTCCAACAGGAGCTTTAATAACAGCGGGTAATAGTTTATTAAAAGCTTATGAAACTGGGAATGGTTCAATTATTATTAGAGCTAAAATAAATATTGAAGAAAAAAATAATCTAAAAAATATAATAATATCAGAAATTCCTTACCAAGTTAACAAAGCACGATTAGTAGAAAAAATTGCTGAATTAATTAGGGAAAAAATAATTAATGGAATTGCTGATTTAAGAGATGAATCAAACCGGGATGGGGTGCGCATTGTTATTGAACTAAAACGAGATGCGCAAGAAACTTTAATTTTAAATAAGTTATATAAGATGACCCCGTTGCAAACTAATTTCTCATTAAATATTTTAGCTTTACATAAGAATCAACCAAAAATTATGGGTTTAAAACAGATTCTGAATTATTTTATTGAACACCAAGTTGAGATAATAATTAAACGAAGTATTTATGAATTAAATAAAATTACTAGTCGGTTATCAATTTTAAAAGGTTTAAAAATCGCGTTAGATAATATTGATGAAGTTGTGGAGATAATTAAAAAGTCCGATAGTTCACAAACAGCAATTTCTGCGTTAATGAAACGTTTTGAATTAGTTGTTGAACAAGCAAAAGCAATTTTAGAAATGCGTTTGCAAAGATTATTAGAATTAGAGGTTCAAAAAATTAATGATGAAATAATTGAAATTGAAAAAAGAATTATTGAACTTAATAGTTTTATTAATAGTCGTGAAAAACAATTAGAGTTAATGATTACAGAATTAGAAGTTATTAAAACAAAATATGGCGATGAACGCCGTAGTATGATTATTAAGGAAGAATTAACTAAAATTGATCCTGAAGAATTAATTAAGCGAGAAGAAATTTTAATTATGTTAACAAAAGATGGTTATGTAAAAAGAGTCTCAAATGATACTTTTAAACCACAGAATCGAGGCGGTAAAGGAGTAATCGGATTATCTAATTCAGAAGATGTCTTAAGTAAAATTATAAGTGCTAATAGTATTGACTCCTTATTAATTTTTACTGATACAGGAAGAGTTTATAAATTGCGAGCATACCAAATTGAATCTTATTCTCGACAAGCGAGAGGAATTCCAATTATCAATTTAATTTTAATTGATAAGAAAGAAAATATTAAGTCTATTTTAGCTATTAATGAATTAGATGAAAGTACTGATAATTTATTCTTTGTAACTAAAAGAGGAATTATTAAAAAAACTAAGTTATTAGAATTTAACCAAATTCGAAATACTGGGAAAGTTGCAATTGAATTAAAAGCAAATGATGAAGTAGTTGATGTTATCTTAACAAAGGGAAATGATGATATTATTATTGCAAATAGTGAAGGAAAAGTAATACGTTTTAATGAAACTGAAATTCGTGCTATGAACCGCCAATCAGTTGGGGTAAAAGGAATATCAAATGGCCCTAATAGTGAAGTTATAGGAATTTGTTCTGGCCGTGATGCAAAGTATATTTTATCAATTACTACCAATGGTTTTGCGAAAAAAACATTATTAGAAGAATATCACATTACTGGACGTGGTACTAAAGGGGTCAAATCAATGGCTTTAACCGAGAAAAAAGGAGATTTAAAATTTGTTAAATCAGTTGTTGGTGATGAAGATATTTTATTAGCAACAAAACATGGTAATATAATTAGAATTGCACTAGATCAGATTCCAGTTTCTGGACGAACTACAACTGGAATTAAAATTATTAAATTAGAAAATGATGATGTTTTAGAAGCTAGTGAGTTAATTAGAAAAAATGATTAA
- the serS gene encoding serine--tRNA ligase → MLDQKYVIENIEQVIKRLNDRQDDFSYLKQLVDLSDQRKKLIAKSEKLKEIRNSNSKKVGELMAAKKVSEADELKKLILEAKKTIESLDEKLTIVEEKIKAILDVTPNIPDESVPVGKGEDDNVEIRKWGNIRKINNVKEHWEIATNLDIIDFERGTKLSGSKFIIYKGLGARLERAIMNLMLDEHLKRGYVEVIPPILVQPQIMHGTGNLPKFAADAYYVEKDNLFLIPTAEVPVTNMYREEILQESHLPICHCAYTPCFRQEAGSAGKDTKGIIRLHQFNKVEMVKITTQEESFNELEKMVNDAEHILQLLEIPYRVIILSTGDMGFSSSKTYDLELWMPGQDKYREVSSCSNCKDFQARRIKLRYKDNSGIVKLAHTLNGSGLAIDRVIAAILENCQNADGSVTVPKSLRPYLGTDKIS, encoded by the coding sequence ATGTTGGACCAAAAATATGTGATTGAAAATATTGAGCAAGTTATTAAAAGATTAAATGATCGCCAAGATGATTTTTCATACTTAAAACAATTAGTTGATTTATCTGATCAACGCAAAAAATTAATTGCAAAATCTGAAAAATTAAAAGAAATTAGAAATAGTAATTCAAAAAAAGTTGGCGAATTAATGGCAGCAAAAAAAGTATCAGAAGCTGATGAACTTAAAAAATTAATTTTAGAAGCAAAAAAAACTATTGAATCACTAGATGAAAAATTAACCATTGTTGAAGAAAAAATTAAAGCAATTCTAGATGTTACTCCTAATATTCCTGATGAATCAGTACCAGTTGGAAAAGGCGAGGATGATAATGTTGAGATTAGAAAATGAGGAAATATTAGAAAAATAAATAATGTTAAAGAACATTGGGAAATTGCAACTAATTTAGATATCATTGATTTTGAAAGAGGAACTAAATTATCAGGATCAAAATTTATTATTTATAAAGGTTTAGGAGCACGGTTAGAAAGAGCAATTATGAATTTAATGCTAGATGAGCATTTGAAACGTGGCTATGTTGAAGTAATTCCTCCCATTTTGGTCCAACCTCAAATAATGCATGGAACAGGAAATTTACCAAAATTTGCAGCAGATGCTTATTATGTTGAAAAAGATAACTTATTTTTAATTCCAACAGCCGAAGTGCCAGTTACTAACATGTACCGTGAAGAAATCTTACAAGAATCACACTTACCAATTTGCCATTGTGCATATACACCATGTTTTAGACAAGAAGCCGGATCAGCTGGTAAAGATACAAAAGGAATCATTCGTCTCCATCAGTTTAATAAAGTTGAGATGGTAAAAATTACAACTCAGGAAGAATCTTTTAATGAACTAGAAAAAATGGTCAATGATGCTGAACATATTCTACAATTATTAGAAATCCCTTATCGAGTAATCATCTTATCAACCGGAGATATGGGATTTTCTTCATCAAAAACCTATGATTTAGAATTATGAATGCCTGGGCAAGATAAATATCGAGAAGTATCATCATGTTCAAATTGTAAAGATTTCCAAGCAAGAAGAATAAAATTAAGATACAAAGATAATTCTGGTATTGTTAAATTAGCTCATACATTAAACGGTTCAGGATTAGCAATTGATCGTGTTATTGCTGCAATCTTAGAAAATTGTCAAAACGCTGATGGTAGTGTAACAGTACCTAAATCCTTGCGACCTTACTTAGGGACAGATAAAATTAGTTAA
- a CDS encoding deaminase, giving the protein MKHENEIFEKLLKFSQKAVKKNQVPIAAAVVDKNRQIIGLGSNKTNKKIITSHAEILALNAACKKLKTNKLNNCSIWITVEPCMMCLGAIFNAGIRHICYFLENEKSGFIKSNHTFDLSKMSIHKVKDPEKNNQVKKIMKDFFKKLR; this is encoded by the coding sequence ATGAAACATGAAAATGAGATATTTGAGAAGTTATTAAAATTTTCGCAGAAAGCAGTAAAGAAAAATCAGGTTCCAATTGCTGCGGCAGTAGTTGATAAAAACCGCCAAATTATTGGTCTAGGTAGTAATAAAACAAACAAAAAAATTATTACTTCGCATGCTGAAATTTTAGCGTTGAACGCAGCTTGTAAAAAGTTAAAAACTAATAAGTTAAATAATTGCTCAATTTGAATAACTGTTGAACCATGTATGATGTGTTTAGGAGCAATTTTTAATGCTGGAATTAGGCATATTTGCTATTTTTTAGAAAACGAAAAATCAGGTTTCATTAAATCTAACCATACCTTTGACTTATCAAAAATGTCTATTCACAAAGTTAAAGATCCTGAAAAAAATAATCAAGTAAAAAAAATTATGAAAGACTTTTTTAAAAAACTAAGATAG
- the dnaX gene encoding DNA polymerase III subunit gamma/tau, which produces MNYISLYRKYRPNNFDKIIGQKEIKTVLKNAIKNNTFSHAYLFSGPRGTGKTSIAKIFAKAINCLNLVECNPCNTCEHCVEINRGSSVDIFEIDAASNNGVDEIREIKNNVQLLPTKMKYKVYIIDEVHMLTNSAFNALLKTLEEPPHHVIFIIATTESHKVPATIISRCQKYNFKKISKIELESNIKKILENENVKFEIPAIQQIVLLSDGSARDSLSILEQVIMFSDGAITLENVNTIFATISKQKKLSLLKEIFEYQTNNVLLQAKEIYLSGADFELLTINMLDILKEIFEYQQTKNSVFLSVLSEEETQIFASKLVAKELLELIDLFTEMLVKMKMNKAQDMYFELILLKALAIFENNKKDFADLDLTLISDNKLTGNHTDYIENKFKNININGINFDNQNHEKPLVNAENSIDNGQHFNSDKEDIKIKEEPKIHHDFVQPNIFSFGDEEDSEVENNNIEIKIEGTIENPVSTIETAELPEQKINESNEPINEPIIVKEEQQVTQIEALKKDHEENNVEEPKQPENIYNLNKFKDNVKTNIDIYKFSNINYSMQQILNILVSAEKKQRERYEILFETLIKEKSKDIPLEKIISFYNVKFVAASDQGVIIVTNTKPEANWISHEMCDWEFRNKIFQKLDFDFVIIALSETEWSDVKNDYVKLRQAKKLPMSSIIDVEEFYQDLLVKQIDNYEEHKEAIENGKEIFDNIKIIE; this is translated from the coding sequence ATGAATTATATATCATTGTATCGGAAATACCGACCAAATAACTTTGATAAAATAATAGGCCAAAAAGAAATTAAAACAGTATTAAAAAATGCTATAAAAAATAATACATTTTCACATGCTTATTTATTTTCCGGGCCTCGGGGAACCGGAAAAACTTCAATTGCTAAAATTTTTGCTAAAGCAATTAATTGTTTAAATTTAGTGGAATGTAATCCTTGCAATACATGTGAACATTGTGTAGAAATTAATCGCGGATCATCTGTTGATATTTTTGAAATTGATGCTGCTTCCAATAATGGGGTTGATGAAATTCGTGAAATTAAAAATAATGTTCAACTTTTACCTACTAAAATGAAGTATAAAGTTTATATCATTGATGAAGTTCATATGCTAACAAACTCAGCTTTTAATGCATTGTTAAAAACATTAGAAGAACCACCACATCATGTTATTTTTATCATAGCTACTACTGAAAGTCATAAAGTTCCTGCGACAATTATTTCACGTTGTCAAAAATATAATTTTAAAAAAATATCAAAAATTGAACTTGAAAGTAATATTAAAAAAATCTTGGAAAATGAAAATGTAAAATTTGAAATTCCGGCAATTCAACAAATTGTTTTATTGTCAGATGGTAGTGCTCGTGATTCATTAAGTATTCTTGAACAAGTTATTATGTTTTCTGATGGGGCAATAACTCTTGAAAATGTAAATACAATCTTTGCAACAATTTCAAAACAGAAAAAATTAAGTTTACTAAAAGAAATTTTTGAATATCAAACTAATAACGTTTTGCTTCAAGCCAAAGAAATTTATTTATCTGGAGCTGATTTTGAACTATTAACGATTAATATGCTAGATATTTTAAAAGAAATTTTTGAATATCAACAAACTAAGAATTCAGTTTTTTTAAGTGTGCTATCAGAAGAAGAAACACAAATTTTTGCAAGTAAACTAGTTGCGAAAGAATTATTAGAGTTAATTGATCTTTTCACAGAAATGTTAGTAAAAATGAAAATGAATAAAGCACAAGACATGTATTTTGAATTAATTCTTTTAAAAGCATTAGCTATCTTTGAAAATAATAAAAAAGATTTTGCTGATTTAGATTTGACATTAATTAGTGATAATAAGCTTACAGGTAATCATACTGATTATATTGAAAATAAATTTAAAAATATCAATATAAATGGAATAAATTTTGATAATCAAAATCACGAAAAGCCTTTAGTAAATGCAGAAAATTCAATAGATAATGGCCAACATTTTAATAGCGACAAAGAAGATATAAAAATTAAAGAAGAACCTAAAATACACCATGATTTTGTGCAACCAAATATTTTTTCCTTTGGTGATGAAGAAGATTCTGAAGTAGAAAATAATAATATTGAAATTAAAATAGAAGGAACCATTGAAAATCCAGTTTCAACAATTGAAACTGCCGAACTACCAGAACAAAAAATTAATGAGTCTAATGAACCTATTAATGAACCTATTATAGTTAAAGAAGAACAACAAGTAACTCAAATCGAAGCATTAAAAAAAGATCACGAAGAAAACAATGTTGAGGAGCCTAAACAACCAGAAAATATTTATAATTTAAATAAATTTAAAGATAATGTTAAAACAAATATTGACATCTATAAATTCTCAAATATTAATTATTCAATGCAACAAATTTTAAATATTTTAGTAAGCGCCGAAAAAAAACAACGTGAACGTTACGAAATTTTATTTGAAACTTTAATTAAAGAAAAAAGCAAAGATATTCCACTGGAAAAAATTATTAGTTTTTATAATGTTAAGTTTGTGGCTGCTTCTGATCAAGGAGTAATCATTGTAACAAATACAAAACCAGAAGCTAACTGAATTAGTCATGAGATGTGTGATTGAGAATTCAGAAATAAAATTTTTCAGAAACTAGATTTTGATTTTGTTATTATTGCACTAAGTGAAACAGAATGAAGTGATGTTAAAAATGATTATGTAAAATTGCGACAAGCTAAAAAATTACCAATGAGTTCAATTATTGATGTTGAAGAATTTTATCAAGATTTATTAGTAAAACAAATTGATAATTATGAAGAGCATAAAGAAGCTATTGAAAATGGTAAAGAAATTTTTGACAACATTAAAATTATTGAATAA